The following coding sequences lie in one Apium graveolens cultivar Ventura chromosome 1, ASM990537v1, whole genome shotgun sequence genomic window:
- the LOC141674674 gene encoding putative peroxygenase 4, giving the protein MASSQVVDLEASKKDEFASMEGNVLQKHVSFFDQNKDGIVYPWETFKGFRKIGCGLALSSVAAVFINMGLSSKTRPGKFPSLLFPIDIQNIHKGKHGSDTDVYDPEGRFVPKKFEEIFSKHAIANKSALTSDELMAMVKGNREPKNYSGWLASYVEWKILYVLCKDKDGLLHRDTIKAVYDGSLFEQMAKDKAASDKK; this is encoded by the exons ATGGCTTCATCGCAGGTTGTTGATTTAGAAGCTTCTAAAAAAG ATGAGTTTGCGAGTATGGAAGGGAACGTTCTACAGAAGCATGTTAGCTTCTTTGATCAGAACAAAGATGGAATTGTATATCCTTGGGAAACCTTCAAAG GTTTTCGAAAAATAGGATGTGGTCTGGCCTTGTCTTCTGTTGCTGCCGTTTTTATCAACATGGGCCTCAGTTCCAAGACTCGCCCT GGAAAATTTCCTTCTCTGCTCTTCCCAATTGATATACAGAATATTCACAAGGGCAAACATGGGAGTGACACTGATGTTTATGACCCTGAAGGAAG GTTTGTTCCTAAAAAGTTCGAAGAGATTTTTAGTAAGCATGCGATTGCAAATAAAAGTGCCTTAACATCAGACGAGCTGATGGCaatggttaaaggaaatagggAACCCAAGAACTACTCTGGATG GCTTGCTAGTTATGTCGAATGGAAGATCTTGTATGTGCTCTGCAAGGATAAGGATGGTTTATTGCATAGAGATACAATTAAAGCTGTCTATGATGGAAGCTTGTTTGAGCAGATGGCTAAGGACAAAGCTGCTTCTGATAAAAAATAG